From the genome of Verrucomicrobiia bacterium, one region includes:
- the fabF gene encoding beta-ketoacyl-ACP synthase II, translating into MASNWQDRRVVVTGLGVVTPLGHDLEIFWQRLLKGETGIEHIAAFDATAYDSRMAGEVRNFDPTPAFPHPKDVRRTDRYSQFGIYAGWQALKDCGADLSQLNRDEIGVIIGSGIGGLETTTAQLKVLLDRGPGRLSPFMIPMLISNMASGLFSMYHNLRGPNFATCSACATANHAIGEAWRTIKMGEAVMMFAGGSEAAIVPIGIGGFCAMKAMSRRNDDPHRASRPFDKDRDGFVMGEGAGVLCLEELDHAKRRGARIYCEIVGYGNTADAYHLTAPSANGEGAARCMKAALRTGGLNPTDVSYINAHGTSTPQGDVSETCAIKTVFGDYARRVAISSTKGATGHMLGAAGAVEMTVCALAIERGVVPPTINYTTPDPACDLDYVPNTAREMPVNAIVNNSFGFGGHNSTIAAKKFVG; encoded by the coding sequence ATGGCTAGCAACTGGCAGGATCGCCGCGTCGTCGTTACCGGTTTAGGTGTCGTGACTCCTTTGGGGCACGACTTGGAAATTTTTTGGCAACGCCTGCTCAAAGGCGAAACCGGCATCGAGCACATCGCGGCTTTCGACGCCACCGCCTACGACTCGCGCATGGCGGGTGAAGTGCGCAATTTTGATCCCACTCCCGCATTTCCGCATCCCAAAGACGTCCGCCGCACTGATCGCTATTCGCAATTCGGCATCTACGCCGGCTGGCAGGCCTTGAAAGATTGCGGCGCGGATTTGAGCCAGTTGAACCGCGACGAAATCGGCGTCATCATCGGCTCCGGCATCGGCGGGCTGGAAACCACCACCGCCCAGCTCAAAGTGCTGCTCGATCGCGGCCCGGGCCGGCTCTCGCCGTTCATGATTCCCATGTTGATCAGCAATATGGCGAGCGGTCTGTTCTCGATGTATCACAATTTGCGCGGGCCTAATTTCGCCACCTGCTCGGCCTGCGCCACCGCCAATCACGCCATCGGCGAAGCCTGGCGCACCATCAAGATGGGCGAAGCGGTCATGATGTTTGCCGGTGGCAGCGAGGCCGCCATCGTGCCGATCGGCATTGGCGGTTTCTGCGCCATGAAGGCCATGAGCCGACGCAATGACGATCCTCACCGCGCCTCCCGGCCGTTCGATAAAGACCGCGATGGCTTTGTCATGGGCGAAGGCGCGGGAGTGCTCTGCCTGGAGGAACTGGACCACGCAAAACGTCGCGGCGCGCGGATTTATTGTGAGATCGTCGGTTACGGCAACACGGCGGACGCCTATCATCTCACCGCGCCCTCGGCAAACGGCGAAGGCGCGGCGCGTTGCATGAAAGCCGCGTTGCGCACCGGTGGATTGAACCCAACCGACGTTTCCTACATCAACGCGCACGGCACTTCCACTCCGCAGGGTGACGTTTCAGAAACCTGCGCCATCAAAACGGTATTTGGCGATTACGCGCGACGGGTCGCCATCAGCTCAACCAAAGGCGCAACCGGTCACATGCTCGGGGCGGCGGGCGCGGTGGAAATGACCGTGTGCGCGCTGGCGATCGAGCGGGGCGTTGTGCCGCCGACCATCAATTACACCACTCCGGATCCGGCGTGCGATTTGGATTACGTGCCCAACACAGCGCGCGAAATGCCGGTCAACGCCATCGTGAACAACTCCTTCGGCTTCGGCGGCCACAACTCGACCATCGCCGCGAAGAAGTTTGTCGGGTGA